Proteins from a single region of Longimicrobiales bacterium:
- a CDS encoding oligosaccharide flippase family protein yields MPEEHLEEVKSPTPSERLSRIRRNPVARDAAVLYLAHALALLVPLATIPYLARVLGPQGWGLVVFSQSLGAWLALVIEYGFDLSGTREIARHRDDHGHVARTVAGVQGAKLLVCSALVGLIVLLRSVPAFAAEPRLLWWATAFALARGVSPAWYFFGVERLRLPALMESAAKVTAAAGIFLLIREPGDGWKVLALQAVTMGTVVLVMTFMMYRRVALLRPRLNEAVRTLREGVGVFVFRSASGVYLQANGFILGLLAAPSAVAFFGGAEKIVRAGVNLFQPLSQTLFPRISHLAVRDNAAAARTLRVGMVIMGAMGLALMLTLFMGAPFLVNLLLGPGYDEAVPLVRLLALLPPIIAVGTMFGIQWALPAGLERPFYLLVVAAGLVNIAMAFVLVPRLGAFGMGLGVVTAELLVALGLLVVFRNRSGRFWPLTFPVSKAGKPGDPGSRKAGP; encoded by the coding sequence ATGCCCGAAGAGCACCTCGAAGAAGTGAAATCGCCGACGCCGTCTGAACGACTCTCTCGGATCAGGCGCAACCCTGTGGCCCGCGACGCGGCGGTTCTTTACCTCGCGCATGCCCTGGCGTTGTTGGTCCCGCTCGCCACCATCCCGTACCTCGCTCGGGTACTGGGTCCCCAGGGCTGGGGGCTAGTCGTGTTCTCCCAATCTCTGGGCGCGTGGCTGGCGTTGGTCATCGAGTATGGGTTCGACCTGTCGGGTACGCGTGAGATCGCCCGGCACCGGGACGACCACGGACATGTCGCTCGGACAGTCGCCGGGGTGCAGGGAGCGAAGTTGCTCGTTTGTAGCGCACTCGTGGGCCTGATCGTGCTCCTGCGCTCGGTCCCGGCATTCGCCGCTGAGCCGCGACTGCTCTGGTGGGCCACGGCGTTTGCGCTCGCGAGGGGAGTCAGCCCCGCCTGGTATTTCTTTGGTGTTGAGCGACTCCGACTCCCTGCGCTGATGGAGAGTGCCGCCAAGGTCACCGCAGCGGCGGGAATCTTCTTGCTCATTCGCGAACCCGGTGACGGCTGGAAGGTGCTGGCTCTACAAGCCGTCACCATGGGCACTGTAGTTCTGGTAATGACGTTCATGATGTACCGGCGAGTTGCGTTGCTGCGGCCACGCTTGAACGAGGCGGTCCGCACGTTACGGGAGGGGGTGGGAGTTTTCGTATTCAGGAGTGCTTCCGGCGTCTACTTGCAGGCAAATGGGTTCATTCTCGGTCTCCTCGCGGCACCGAGCGCAGTCGCCTTCTTTGGCGGGGCGGAAAAGATCGTGAGAGCGGGAGTGAACCTTTTCCAGCCCCTCTCACAGACGCTTTTTCCTCGAATCAGTCATCTCGCCGTCAGAGACAACGCTGCTGCTGCCCGCACCCTCAGGGTGGGCATGGTCATTATGGGGGCGATGGGTCTCGCACTGATGCTCACACTATTCATGGGCGCCCCCTTCTTGGTAAACCTGCTCTTGGGGCCCGGCTACGACGAGGCCGTTCCACTGGTGCGGTTACTCGCCCTGCTCCCACCCATAATCGCGGTCGGCACGATGTTCGGAATTCAGTGGGCGCTCCCCGCAGGACTCGAGCGGCCATTCTATTTACTCGTCGTCGCAGCGGGTCTGGTGAACATCGCGATGGCGTTCGTCTTGGTACCCAGACTGGGTGCCTTCGGCATGGGCCTCGGAGTCGTCACCGCAGAGTTATTGGTCGCGCTCGGACTTCTGGTGGTGTTCCGGAATCGCAGCGGCCGATTCTGGCCTCTCACGTTCCCGGTCTCAAAGGCAGGCAAGCCCGGTGACCCTGGAAGCCGGAAAGCAGGTCCATGA